In a single window of the Natronosalvus caseinilyticus genome:
- the htpX gene encoding zinc metalloprotease HtpX, which translates to MDWKPDWGLRFRMFLTMFLLFALYIVFAGVLTAYIAGGANLLIFGLLFGGMSLVQYYFSDTLTLKTMGAKTVSAEEYPQLHSAVERLSQQADLPKPKVAVIDSKVPNAFATGRNQKNAAVAVTTGLMRTLDRDELDGVLAHELAHVKNRDMMVMTIASFLSTIAFMIVRWGAFFGGGHGRGRGGGGGVIVAIVVSLVVWIVSYLLIRALSRYREFAADRGAATITGKPSALASALLKISGEIDKVPDRDMREEAEMNAFFIIPLKSGIVGRLFSTHPSTERRVESLRQLEREMETV; encoded by the coding sequence ATGGACTGGAAACCGGACTGGGGATTGCGGTTTCGGATGTTCCTCACGATGTTCCTGCTGTTCGCCCTGTACATCGTCTTCGCAGGGGTGCTGACGGCGTACATCGCGGGCGGAGCGAACCTGCTGATCTTCGGCCTGCTCTTCGGTGGGATGTCGCTGGTACAGTACTACTTCAGCGATACCCTCACCCTCAAGACGATGGGCGCGAAGACAGTCTCCGCCGAGGAGTACCCACAGCTTCACAGCGCCGTAGAGCGCCTCTCCCAGCAGGCCGACCTCCCGAAGCCGAAAGTCGCCGTCATCGATTCGAAAGTACCGAACGCGTTCGCGACGGGGCGAAACCAGAAGAACGCCGCCGTCGCCGTCACCACAGGACTGATGCGGACGCTCGACCGCGACGAACTCGACGGCGTCCTCGCCCACGAGCTCGCCCACGTCAAGAATCGAGACATGATGGTGATGACCATCGCCTCGTTCCTCTCGACGATCGCGTTCATGATCGTCCGCTGGGGCGCCTTCTTCGGCGGCGGCCACGGTCGCGGCCGCGGCGGTGGTGGTGGCGTGATCGTCGCCATCGTCGTCTCGCTGGTCGTCTGGATCGTGAGTTACCTGCTAATTCGGGCGCTCTCGCGGTACCGCGAGTTCGCCGCCGACCGGGGTGCTGCGACGATCACGGGTAAACCGTCCGCGCTCGCCTCCGCGTTGCTAAAGATTTCGGGCGAGATCGACAAGGTTCCCGACAGGGACATGCGCGAAGAGGCGGAGATGAACGCCTTCTTCATCATCCCGCTGAAATCGGGCATCGTCGGTCGACTCTTCTCGACCCATCCATCGACCGAGCGCCGGGTCGAGAGCCTGCGCCAGCTCGAGCGCGAGATGGAGACGGTCTAG
- a CDS encoding DUF7553 family protein: MSSSSGDADLQQARADLELATETAGDDVRDVIRDTAAAFAEIAASESEADHAAFDEHLNALRQARRESDAETADRLEDAIEHAESYRQRLEQA, translated from the coding sequence ATGTCCAGTTCCAGCGGAGACGCCGACTTACAGCAGGCTCGAGCCGACCTCGAGCTGGCGACCGAGACCGCCGGCGACGACGTGCGGGACGTAATCCGGGATACGGCGGCCGCTTTCGCCGAAATCGCCGCCAGCGAGAGCGAGGCCGACCACGCCGCCTTCGACGAGCACCTCAACGCGCTCAGGCAGGCACGACGCGAGTCCGACGCCGAGACGGCAGATCGACTCGAGGACGCCATCGAACACGCCGAGAGCTATCGCCAGCGCCTCGAGCAAGCGTGA
- a CDS encoding MutS-related protein, producing MDLESIPGVGAKTARALDELDDPERALENGDVAALASAPGVTVGRAARIARGAIRREHDDPGSFLATDRAREIYRQALSLCQDRTVTDYAAHRLETLYPSPRRSRIEEVQEFSRRAIERDPHPDVLEALEGVEPLERPDDVRVRDRCLATTDAERYAEARETIPELSVEIVEDAQGLAELARGYSTVVAIDESFAGVEVEGDVQVRPDALADPADVVPERPLAFFARNRKRLRAAVAVHRAVGGGGSGDANSQLDATVDLDALENGLERLDDDGTVAGDPELDRLTVAVDDLDAVAGVAESVANDRLREAIEKRDVTIEGADLLSLVERGAGVDSLLSRELADEFDAAVEAAREHLIDALDLDVGEAELARHVFGDEPTFPVERDENATARLREELTVARDRRAAQLKRDLAADLAAQREGAQDLVRSALELDVELAVARFARDFECTMPEFVWDGDDAEEIGFAIEGGRSPVLEEPLEEIEPVDYAVSGTTLLSGVNSGGKTSTLDLVASVVVLAHVGLPVPAEGVRLRRFDDVHYHAKTQGTLDAGAFESTVREFAALATGGEGSLVLVDELESITEPGASAKIIAGILEALAENGATAVFVSHLAGEIREMAAIDVAVDGIEAVGLVDGKLEVNRSPVKDHLARSTPELIVEKLAQDGNAAFYDRLLEKFE from the coding sequence ATGGACCTCGAGTCGATCCCGGGCGTCGGCGCGAAGACCGCCCGTGCACTGGACGAACTCGACGACCCCGAACGGGCCCTCGAGAACGGCGACGTGGCCGCACTCGCCAGCGCACCCGGCGTCACCGTCGGCCGGGCCGCTCGCATCGCCCGCGGGGCGATCCGGCGCGAACACGACGACCCCGGCAGCTTTCTCGCGACCGATCGAGCGCGTGAAATCTACCGACAGGCGCTCTCACTCTGCCAGGACCGGACGGTGACCGACTACGCGGCTCACCGCCTCGAGACCCTGTACCCCAGCCCCAGGCGCTCGCGCATCGAGGAGGTGCAGGAGTTCTCCCGTCGAGCGATCGAACGCGATCCCCATCCCGACGTACTCGAGGCCCTCGAGGGCGTCGAACCGCTCGAGCGCCCCGACGACGTTCGCGTCCGGGACCGCTGTCTGGCGACGACCGACGCCGAGCGCTACGCCGAAGCCCGCGAGACGATTCCCGAGCTCTCCGTCGAAATCGTCGAGGACGCCCAGGGGCTCGCCGAACTGGCGAGAGGCTATTCGACGGTGGTCGCGATCGACGAGTCCTTCGCCGGCGTCGAGGTCGAGGGCGACGTGCAGGTTCGCCCGGACGCGCTCGCAGATCCCGCCGACGTGGTTCCGGAGCGCCCACTCGCGTTCTTCGCCCGCAACCGGAAGCGACTGCGTGCGGCGGTTGCAGTTCACCGGGCGGTCGGCGGTGGTGGTAGTGGCGACGCCAACTCGCAACTGGACGCGACGGTCGACCTCGACGCCCTCGAGAACGGCCTCGAACGCCTCGACGACGACGGCACCGTAGCGGGCGACCCGGAACTCGACCGGCTGACGGTCGCCGTCGACGACCTCGACGCGGTCGCGGGCGTCGCCGAGAGCGTCGCCAACGACCGACTCCGCGAGGCGATCGAGAAACGAGACGTGACCATCGAGGGCGCCGACCTGCTCTCGCTCGTCGAGCGCGGTGCCGGCGTCGACTCGCTGCTCTCCCGGGAACTCGCCGACGAGTTCGACGCAGCCGTCGAGGCCGCCCGCGAGCACCTGATCGACGCCCTCGACCTGGACGTTGGCGAGGCCGAACTCGCCCGTCACGTCTTCGGCGACGAACCGACCTTCCCCGTCGAGCGCGACGAGAACGCCACGGCACGGCTTCGCGAGGAACTCACCGTCGCCCGGGACCGGCGAGCGGCCCAGCTCAAACGCGACCTGGCGGCCGATCTCGCCGCCCAGCGCGAGGGCGCCCAAGACCTGGTTCGCTCGGCACTCGAGCTCGACGTCGAACTCGCCGTCGCCCGCTTCGCGCGGGACTTCGAGTGCACGATGCCCGAGTTCGTCTGGGACGGCGACGACGCCGAAGAAATCGGATTCGCCATCGAAGGCGGCCGCTCGCCCGTCCTCGAGGAGCCCCTCGAGGAAATCGAACCCGTCGACTACGCGGTGTCGGGCACCACCCTGCTCTCGGGGGTCAACAGCGGCGGGAAGACCTCGACGCTCGACCTGGTCGCGAGCGTCGTCGTGCTCGCGCACGTGGGTCTGCCCGTTCCCGCCGAAGGCGTCCGACTGCGCCGCTTCGACGACGTGCACTACCACGCCAAGACCCAGGGGACCCTCGACGCCGGGGCGTTCGAGTCCACCGTCCGGGAGTTCGCGGCCCTCGCCACCGGTGGCGAGGGCTCGCTCGTCCTCGTCGACGAACTCGAGAGCATCACCGAGCCCGGGGCGAGCGCGAAGATTATCGCTGGCATCCTCGAGGCACTCGCCGAGAACGGCGCGACGGCCGTCTTCGTCTCCCACCTGGCTGGGGAAATCCGGGAGATGGCCGCCATCGACGTGGCCGTCGACGGCATCGAGGCCGTCGGCCTGGTCGACGGCAAACTCGAGGTCAACCGGTCGCCGGTCAAGGACCACCTCGCCCGATCGACCCCCGAATTGATCGTCGAGAAGCTTGCCCAGGATGGGAACGCCGCCTTCTACGACCGGTTGCTCGAGAAGTTCGAGTGA
- a CDS encoding 60S ribosomal export protein NMD3, protein MTDSRAFCPRCGDPVPERSEGDATDPLRPGTDVDLCDSCYFDDFEFIDAPDRIDVRVCAQCGAVHRGRRWVDVGAQDYTDVAIEEVSEALAVHVDVEDVAWQVEPEEVGPNTIRMHCYFTGTVRGTPVEEQVMIPVKIARQTCTRCGRIAGDYYASIVQIRAEGRTPTTEELERAREIAETIVADMEATGDRNAFITETTETDDGLNMRVSTNKIGKKIANKMVEEFGGTVNDAETLVTEDEDGNGVYRVTFAVRLPPYVPGDVIDLADDDEGPVLVSSAHGNLKGIRLRTGERYEASYEEGNSPEARKLGERQDAVEATVVTVEDERSIQVLDPETYQAKTISRPEYVDADADEVPALKSRAGLHILPEDDE, encoded by the coding sequence ATGACCGATTCGCGTGCGTTCTGTCCCCGCTGTGGCGATCCGGTGCCGGAGCGGAGCGAAGGCGACGCGACGGACCCCCTTCGACCGGGGACGGACGTCGACCTCTGTGACAGCTGTTACTTCGACGACTTCGAATTCATCGACGCGCCCGACCGGATCGACGTGCGCGTCTGTGCCCAGTGTGGGGCCGTTCACCGGGGCCGTCGCTGGGTCGACGTCGGCGCACAGGACTACACCGACGTCGCCATCGAGGAAGTGAGCGAGGCCCTGGCCGTCCACGTCGACGTCGAGGACGTCGCCTGGCAGGTCGAACCCGAGGAGGTCGGGCCGAACACGATCCGGATGCACTGTTACTTCACGGGGACGGTTCGCGGAACGCCCGTCGAGGAGCAGGTGATGATTCCCGTAAAGATCGCTCGCCAGACCTGTACCCGGTGTGGCCGCATCGCCGGGGACTACTACGCCAGCATCGTCCAGATCAGGGCCGAGGGTCGGACGCCCACGACGGAGGAACTCGAGCGGGCGAGAGAAATCGCCGAGACCATCGTCGCGGACATGGAGGCGACCGGGGATCGAAACGCCTTCATCACCGAGACCACGGAGACCGACGACGGCCTCAACATGCGGGTTTCGACCAACAAGATCGGCAAGAAGATCGCGAACAAGATGGTCGAGGAGTTCGGCGGCACCGTCAACGACGCCGAAACCCTGGTGACCGAGGACGAGGACGGCAACGGGGTCTACCGCGTGACGTTCGCGGTCCGGCTCCCGCCGTACGTTCCCGGCGACGTGATCGACCTCGCGGACGACGACGAGGGGCCCGTCCTGGTCAGCAGCGCCCACGGCAACCTCAAGGGGATCCGATTGCGGACGGGCGAGCGCTACGAAGCGAGTTACGAGGAGGGGAACTCTCCCGAGGCCCGTAAACTCGGGGAGCGCCAGGACGCCGTCGAGGCGACCGTCGTCACGGTCGAGGACGAGCGCTCGATCCAGGTGCTCGACCCCGAGACCTACCAGGCGAAGACGATCTCTCGTCCCGAGTACGTCGACGCCGACGCCGACGAGGTGCCGGCACTGAAGAGTCGCGCTGGATTGCACATTTTGCCAGAGGACGATGAGTGA
- a CDS encoding class I SAM-dependent methyltransferase has product MASTTLESRDDPLAVVVEKPRSETAIESLRAEGVYDDDRRVREYGSETVALPVLEPPSETAVLEVVRQIDPAYRTRDLADHLRERGWSDDDLEAAPGSWAVIGSVILVRVPDDCPDETDLGEALLDLHGEADSVLADEGISNESESEGEGEGDAGTYRQPRTRLLAGSSDTETVHVEDGTRYALDPTRVMFSPGNQAERRRMADVVGPDERVFDMFAGIGYFTLPMARAGARVTATELNPTAFRYLLENAMANDVSSRVDAYHSDCRDLAGDVRADRVVMGYYGVGGGEDEAGHGSRVEEAVSFLPAALEALEPGGVVHYHEATPEPELWARPIGRLEAAVEEAGRDLEVLEKRRVKSHSAGVEHVVVDARVE; this is encoded by the coding sequence ATGGCCTCGACCACGCTCGAGTCGCGAGACGACCCGCTCGCGGTCGTCGTCGAGAAACCGCGCTCGGAGACAGCGATCGAATCCCTGCGGGCCGAGGGCGTCTACGACGACGATCGCCGGGTGCGGGAGTACGGCTCCGAGACCGTGGCGCTCCCGGTGCTCGAGCCACCCTCGGAAACGGCCGTCCTCGAGGTCGTCCGTCAAATCGACCCCGCCTACCGTACCCGCGACCTGGCCGACCATCTCCGTGAGCGGGGATGGAGCGACGACGACCTCGAGGCGGCCCCCGGTTCCTGGGCCGTTATCGGCTCGGTGATCCTCGTTCGCGTTCCCGACGATTGCCCCGACGAGACCGACCTTGGGGAGGCCCTCCTCGACCTCCACGGCGAGGCCGACAGCGTGCTCGCCGACGAGGGGATCTCGAACGAGAGCGAGAGCGAGGGCGAAGGCGAAGGCGACGCCGGCACCTACCGCCAACCCCGAACGCGACTGCTCGCGGGCTCGAGCGACACCGAGACGGTCCACGTCGAGGACGGCACGCGCTACGCCCTCGACCCGACGCGGGTCATGTTCTCGCCGGGCAACCAGGCCGAGCGCCGGCGGATGGCCGATGTCGTCGGTCCCGACGAGCGCGTGTTCGACATGTTCGCCGGTATCGGCTACTTCACGCTCCCGATGGCGCGAGCGGGGGCGCGAGTGACCGCGACAGAGCTGAATCCGACGGCATTTCGCTACCTACTCGAGAACGCGATGGCCAACGACGTCTCGAGTCGGGTCGACGCCTACCACAGCGACTGTCGCGATCTCGCGGGGGACGTCCGTGCGGACCGGGTCGTCATGGGCTACTACGGCGTCGGCGGCGGCGAAGACGAGGCGGGACACGGGAGTCGCGTCGAGGAGGCTGTCTCGTTCCTGCCGGCGGCCCTCGAGGCCCTCGAGCCAGGCGGCGTCGTCCACTACCACGAGGCAACGCCCGAGCCGGAGCTGTGGGCACGACCGATCGGCCGGCTCGAGGCGGCCGTCGAAGAGGCAGGGCGGGACCTCGAGGTGCTCGAGAAGCGACGCGTAAAGTCGCACAGCGCCGGTGTCGAGCACGTAGTCGTGGACGCCCGCGTGGAGTGA
- a CDS encoding RidA family protein, protein MKKTVIAPGQGTIESDVIDEPQISLAVATHHDTHTHVEINGLVYPEGDVREQTRQMLGLVEKILEDLEGSMHDIVKFRWFVREDVLDDETRGTIHEVRSDFIDYPHYPASCMVGVASHNVEGALVELEVRATIPTDGEWTVERLPATNNQ, encoded by the coding sequence ATGAAGAAAACCGTCATCGCACCCGGACAGGGCACGATTGAATCGGACGTCATCGACGAACCGCAAATTTCGCTCGCAGTGGCGACGCATCATGACACGCACACGCACGTCGAGATCAACGGCCTCGTCTATCCCGAGGGGGACGTTCGTGAGCAGACTCGACAGATGCTGGGCCTCGTTGAAAAGATACTCGAGGACCTCGAGGGGTCGATGCACGACATCGTGAAGTTTCGATGGTTCGTTCGCGAGGATGTCCTCGACGACGAGACCAGAGGGACGATTCACGAGGTCCGATCGGACTTCATCGACTATCCGCACTACCCGGCTAGTTGCATGGTCGGGGTTGCCAGTCACAACGTCGAGGGGGCCCTCGTAGAACTCGAAGTGCGGGCGACGATTCCCACCGACGGCGAGTGGACAGTCGAACGATTACCGGCGACGAATAACCAATGA
- the pspAB gene encoding PspA-associated protein PspAB: protein MGLLDGLRSVLGIRAESDASRDAEPEDLFGMSTAYLTMEADLGYDSADAGALCFAGVDSSSFRDAVENVEAILEAGSEDTGTDFRVTEDGHGYHWVVLEDSDPEDLITSLHFAADTFIEEGYGSRLLAAVFAYRNDSGPAYWIYSFRRGAYYPFAPRAGRERDSGTEFKLESVLDGELEIEPDKEYWYPLWPSTSGRHPWE, encoded by the coding sequence ATGGGACTGCTCGACGGACTGAGATCCGTGCTCGGCATCCGCGCGGAATCGGACGCCAGCCGAGACGCCGAGCCCGAGGACCTCTTCGGAATGAGCACCGCCTACCTGACGATGGAAGCCGACCTCGGCTACGACTCCGCCGACGCGGGCGCGCTCTGCTTCGCCGGCGTCGACTCGAGCAGCTTTCGCGACGCCGTCGAGAACGTCGAAGCGATCCTCGAGGCCGGCAGCGAAGACACCGGCACCGACTTTCGCGTCACCGAGGACGGCCACGGCTACCACTGGGTCGTCCTCGAGGACAGCGACCCCGAGGACCTGATCACCAGCCTCCACTTCGCGGCGGACACGTTCATCGAGGAAGGGTACGGCTCGCGGCTGCTCGCGGCCGTCTTCGCCTACCGAAACGACAGCGGACCGGCCTACTGGATCTACTCCTTCCGGCGCGGCGCGTACTACCCCTTCGCGCCGCGAGCCGGTCGCGAGCGGGACTCTGGAACCGAGTTCAAACTCGAGTCCGTCCTGGACGGCGAACTCGAGATCGAACCCGACAAGGAGTACTGGTACCCCCTGTGGCCGAGTACGAGCGGGCGTCACCCCTGGGAATAG
- a CDS encoding class I SAM-dependent methyltransferase, which translates to MPDAPFEQTIDWNRFWETADADDRAGATPSTHHLTDLLEDFVAAKGVPDSAADVGCGPGEVAFTVAKRHPKTSVVGYDAADSILAENRERANANRIANVRFEQATLPEFDPDRQFDLVCCYATLCYVDDTERALRALYDAVTPGGYLVLGYITEAGRDHYDGRLENPDAWREHDPDFDPHGFARRFRLVLEGESTLSESAIEDTLGTPPRQFWEFTEKPEERWAWDHVPLVWLPK; encoded by the coding sequence ATGCCAGACGCTCCTTTCGAACAAACCATCGACTGGAACCGCTTCTGGGAGACCGCCGACGCGGACGACCGCGCCGGCGCGACCCCCAGTACCCACCACCTGACCGACCTCCTCGAGGACTTCGTCGCCGCGAAAGGCGTCCCTGATTCGGCCGCGGACGTCGGCTGTGGCCCCGGCGAGGTCGCTTTTACCGTCGCGAAACGCCACCCGAAAACCAGCGTCGTCGGCTACGACGCCGCCGACTCGATCCTCGCGGAGAACCGCGAACGAGCGAACGCGAACAGGATCGCCAACGTGCGCTTCGAGCAGGCCACGCTCCCCGAGTTCGATCCCGACCGGCAGTTCGACCTCGTCTGCTGTTACGCCACGTTGTGTTACGTCGACGACACCGAACGCGCGCTCCGCGCGCTGTACGACGCGGTCACCCCTGGAGGCTACCTCGTCCTCGGCTACATCACCGAGGCCGGACGAGACCACTACGACGGCCGTCTCGAGAATCCCGATGCGTGGCGCGAACACGACCCGGACTTCGATCCCCACGGGTTCGCCAGGCGGTTCCGGCTGGTGCTCGAGGGGGAAAGTACGCTCTCCGAATCGGCAATCGAAGACACCCTCGGCACTCCGCCGCGGCAGTTCTGGGAATTCACCGAGAAACCCGAGGAGCGCTGGGCCTGGGATCACGTTCCGTTGGTCTGGTTGCCGAAATGA
- a CDS encoding ORC1-type DNA replication protein, with protein MTGDPEEGMLSWDESVFRNEHVFEIDYVPETFRHRDSQMQSLTYALRPAVRGSRPLNVMVRGPPGTGKTTAIQKLYDEVGAQTRDVQTIRVNCQVNSTRYSVFSRLFEGCFDYEPPSSGISFKKLFGQIAEKLVEDDRVLVVALDDVNYLFYENEASDTLYSLLRAHEEHPGAKIGVIVVSSDPALEVIDALDTRVQSVFRPEDVYFPVYDQPEIVDILHERVTRGFHDGVVATDVLEQVGSLTAKSGDLRVGIDLLRRAGLNAEMRASRTVELEDVEKAYETSKYINLSRSLNSLSENERALLEVLVDHDGAQAGEVYERFSEETDLGYTRYSEIVNKLDQLGLIDAEYAEIDGRGRSRSLTLSYEPEAIRERLE; from the coding sequence ATGACTGGCGACCCCGAGGAGGGGATGTTGTCGTGGGACGAATCCGTGTTCAGGAACGAGCACGTCTTCGAGATCGATTACGTCCCCGAGACGTTCCGCCACCGCGATTCGCAGATGCAGAGTCTCACGTACGCGCTGCGACCCGCGGTCCGGGGCTCGCGCCCGCTCAACGTGATGGTCCGCGGACCGCCGGGAACGGGGAAGACGACGGCGATCCAGAAGCTGTACGACGAGGTCGGCGCCCAGACCCGGGACGTCCAGACGATCCGGGTCAACTGTCAGGTCAACTCGACGCGATACTCGGTCTTCTCGCGGCTGTTCGAGGGCTGTTTCGACTACGAACCCCCGTCGTCGGGCATCTCCTTCAAGAAGCTCTTCGGCCAGATCGCCGAGAAACTCGTCGAGGACGACCGCGTGCTCGTCGTCGCGCTCGACGACGTCAACTACCTCTTCTACGAGAACGAGGCGTCAGATACGCTCTACTCGCTGCTTCGCGCTCACGAGGAACACCCGGGGGCGAAGATCGGCGTCATTGTCGTCTCCTCGGACCCGGCACTCGAGGTGATCGACGCCCTCGACACTCGCGTCCAGAGCGTCTTCCGGCCCGAGGACGTCTACTTCCCGGTGTACGATCAACCGGAAATCGTCGACATCCTCCACGAGCGCGTCACCCGCGGGTTCCACGACGGCGTCGTCGCCACAGATGTCCTGGAGCAGGTCGGCTCGCTCACGGCCAAAAGTGGCGATCTCCGGGTGGGAATCGACCTCCTCAGACGGGCCGGACTCAACGCCGAGATGCGCGCGAGCCGAACCGTCGAACTCGAGGACGTCGAGAAGGCCTACGAGACGTCGAAGTACATCAACCTCTCCAGGAGCCTCAACAGCCTGAGCGAGAACGAGCGAGCCCTCCTCGAGGTACTCGTCGACCACGACGGCGCGCAGGCCGGCGAGGTGTACGAGCGGTTCAGCGAGGAGACCGACCTCGGCTACACCCGCTATTCGGAAATCGTCAACAAGCTCGACCAGCTCGGCCTGATCGACGCCGAGTACGCCGAGATCGACGGACGCGGACGGTCGCGGTCGCTGACGCTCTCGTACGAACCCGAGGCGATTCGGGAGCGACTCGAGTGA
- a CDS encoding carboxylate--amine ligase — translation MQSAAHDHPRGARERVIVPGITAPSTVACLRSLGPRGIYTIVGSEDRTTPGSVSRHCDRFVTLPDPRSDLEAYGDVLLSLAERPGVETIIPVREEDIYTLAANKDAFAEYVATPWPDFETLRQVQDRVELFAAAERAGVETPETTLLDEWDDWSRETIIKPRYTVAAPEYLGHDAGLSDIGSTVYHEPGTPPAVESSLNEWGHVPIVQEYVPDSREYGFFALYDEGEAVATFQHCQKRGYKYSGGPSAYRESTDIPELEAAGLALLDELEWHGLAMVEFLRNPETGSFELMEINPRFWSSLPFSVRAGADFPYYYWQLARGEPISQPDYEVGIGGHLLRGELCHLHSILAEDYPLVERPSFLSAVSDVATSIVREPRFDYAVADDPVPFVQDGWNFVRSAAREQLSAVRAGGEADESSPAVGSPALAEQEPTPKPATADLEALEDQRGRTN, via the coding sequence ATGCAATCGGCTGCGCACGACCATCCACGCGGGGCGCGAGAACGCGTCATCGTCCCCGGTATCACGGCCCCCAGCACCGTCGCCTGCCTGCGGTCGCTCGGTCCGCGCGGGATCTACACCATCGTCGGCTCCGAGGATCGGACGACGCCCGGCTCCGTCTCGAGGCACTGCGATCGATTCGTCACGCTCCCCGACCCAAGATCGGACCTCGAGGCCTACGGGGACGTCCTCCTCTCGCTCGCCGAACGCCCCGGCGTCGAGACGATCATTCCCGTCCGCGAGGAGGACATCTACACGCTCGCGGCGAATAAGGACGCCTTCGCCGAGTACGTCGCGACGCCGTGGCCGGACTTCGAGACCCTGCGGCAGGTGCAAGACCGGGTCGAACTCTTCGCGGCTGCCGAGCGCGCCGGCGTCGAGACGCCCGAGACGACCCTGCTCGACGAGTGGGACGACTGGTCGCGCGAGACGATCATCAAGCCTCGCTACACCGTCGCCGCCCCCGAGTACCTCGGTCACGACGCCGGGCTCAGCGACATCGGCTCGACCGTCTACCACGAACCCGGCACCCCGCCCGCGGTCGAATCGTCGCTCAACGAGTGGGGTCACGTCCCCATCGTCCAGGAGTACGTCCCCGACTCCCGGGAGTACGGCTTCTTCGCGCTGTACGACGAGGGGGAGGCGGTCGCCACCTTCCAGCACTGCCAGAAACGGGGTTACAAGTACAGTGGTGGGCCGAGTGCCTACCGAGAGTCGACCGACATCCCCGAACTCGAGGCCGCCGGTCTCGCGCTGCTGGACGAACTCGAGTGGCACGGCCTGGCGATGGTCGAGTTCCTGCGCAATCCCGAGACGGGGTCGTTCGAACTGATGGAGATCAACCCGCGGTTCTGGTCGTCGCTCCCGTTCTCCGTCCGTGCTGGGGCCGACTTCCCCTACTACTACTGGCAACTCGCGCGTGGCGAACCGATCAGCCAGCCCGACTACGAGGTCGGCATCGGCGGCCACCTGCTCCGAGGCGAACTCTGTCACCTCCACAGCATCCTGGCCGAGGACTACCCGCTGGTCGAACGTCCCTCGTTTCTCTCCGCCGTCAGCGACGTCGCCACGTCGATTGTTCGAGAGCCCCGGTTCGACTACGCCGTCGCGGACGACCCCGTCCCGTTCGTCCAGGACGGCTGGAATTTCGTCCGTTCGGCCGCCCGCGAGCAACTCAGCGCCGTTCGAGCGGGCGGTGAAGCCGACGAATCGTCGCCGGCCGTCGGCTCGCCAGCGCTCGCCGAGCAAGAGCCCACGCCGAAGCCGGCGACGGCCGACCTCGAGGCGCTCGAGGACCAGCGCGGTCGGACGAACTGA